In the genome of Drosophila yakuba strain Tai18E2 chromosome 3R, Prin_Dyak_Tai18E2_2.1, whole genome shotgun sequence, one region contains:
- the LOC6536003 gene encoding diacylglycerol kinase eta isoform X4 — MAHLKLDTLHVQRSPRGSRRSSPSSGRSSACSSGSLSPVPIIPIISISHDGDESESESEIETEPARLFQRRMSTKCTSNLTAIIKEGFLLKHTWSFQRWRRRYFRLKRNMLFYAKDEKCDVFDDIDLSDLCYFECGIKNVNHSFQIITPTRSLVLCAESRREMEDWLGSLKTATAPQRPRGDSFLIEQHDILSNHHHWYATSHARPTYCNVCRDALSGVTSHGLSCEVCKCKVHKRCAAKSIANCKWTTLASVGKDIIEQADGIIMPHQWMEGNLPVSSMCAVCKKTCGSVLRLQDWRCLWCRATVHVACRPQMAVACPIGPAKLSVVPPTSVHSISTDDAWDVASPKGNFSPLLVFVNSKSGDNQGVKFLRRFKQLLNPAQVFDLISTGPSLGLRLFRHFEMFRILVCSGDGSVGWVLSEIDRFNMHKQCQVAVMPLGTGNDLARVLGWGSSCDDDTHLPQILERYESASTKMLDRWSIMVFEKAIPVPKTPKMSISTEQEAMLTGMVTSANHHLRFIVETSDTQTLISSTRNLCDTVDDLVCRISEHHKDDEQLAVKCEILRQKLNMLLDALQEEEMGAHSGDDLIATIRSLIARSIPVTPGSSAYLLNPNISIEKTEKDQINTKERRNSRSLRSSEKEALQCRANSVKRAIYNVVEHSEPGRPKRYQRKLSITPFEALKLPTTASGESSPCTSPLPIIPPINIISPTMETSRLTCISPLPDTRRDSVDENFFNSINLPAPRQFADSRRSSGVEVIQEIEEGANGETMYRRCRMSLTGGANIDDAGNRLSPCSDGGENTPTERKVDFLRVPIHTGEPIVDPLCDYRPHEVFERTYYMTREMDKDKEKDKENDKTVEIDKEKDNCVAKEDSIPAERLVHTCNLQVPGVVVTPNTQNVYSSASITIIDTDAQTTTEQSSSDDLGGEASDILSAISNEECSVASEIFDKQDAGQTVGDIIQNMDASNFTHIDSPETSDETEAMPGESIMDDISSVLGHDITYALQDNTLTDDTTTLCSEHAGPPKPPRKKSLSALSRTQAHPRRRNSSPPRIARLARMDSDDNPQQFGFENIVFEIDNRCDDQKMREPPRYCSLAQFVEGNDIARQSFKLMLEQQQRDGDNDTEYPEQQQTPTNKGPNSLATTSEDELSAQTAIKIEIHDIDATVRNINSSMKPNTILTTSTSPTKKSGHGQDVKRITFDESCKKESFDDVNPNYPQISVVVRPPTPLRGDSIKPTASLMPVSSGGAMAVSMNCSGMLGVRAMNASEIRRHSSHAPGLAVREFDKDKDRRHSGFNPNQLTLDPEHARFLSSSPAASRRISCGSLFKKKNKKIATKRSYGLFSVRFFVVAEPDFRLATLALIRPLIPLPNEALPNLQSLKGSKSSLFMGSTLFGFDHLASAEKDKDEKGGKDKDKTPTEETNRKLPIINPLVRLPNWPNLANGGGFISKCLLANADTLCAAVSPLMDPDETLLAGYHEKCVMNNYFGIGIDAKISLDFHNKREEHPEKCRSRARNYMWYGVLGSKQLLQKTCKNLEQRVQLECDGQRIPLPELQGIVILNIPSFMGGTNFWGSSKKDDIFLPPSFDDRVLEVVAVFGSVQMAASRLINLQHHRIAQCQSVQINILGDEEIPIQVDGEAWLQPPGMIRILHKNRVQMLCRNRSLELSLKSWQEKQRQHSISIQRDASSTASEHANSTDEVISERECYVLLNFIEAVSSLVKWVKFLIISHPALQHDLYEVACRASEALESIHPQGKLLEGPSLRTKLVEVIDSSRQLYDDACTLLRDRGHSLILREDLETKLSAALANMEMELKKCSVQKCIDGKLRAYFNVLAPNEESDGRRKSRPFWVRLRSGSTAGQQAFKPPLTNTREAASNWSVNEVVTWLETMQLSEYVDSFLKNDIRGKELLTLGRRDLKDLGVVKVGHVKRILQAIKDLSEN, encoded by the exons TGCGATGTTTTCGACGATATTGACCTATCGGACCTGTGTTACTTCGAGTGCGGCATCAAGAACGTGAATCATAGTTTTCAG ATTATCACACCCACTCGTTCGCTGGTGCTCTGCGCAGAGTCCCGCCGCGAAATGGAGGATTGGCTGGGCAGCCTAAAAACGGCGACGGCGCCGCAGAGGCCACGTGGTGACAGCTTTCTTATCGAGCAGCACGACATCCTGTCCAACCACCACCATTGGTACGCCACCTCCCACGCCCGCCCCACCTACTGCAACGTGTGCAGGGATGCCCTTTCCGGGGTCACCTCCCACGGACTGAGCTGCGAGGTGTGCAAGTGCAAGGTGCACAAGCGGTGTGCGGCCAAGTCGATAGCCAACTGCAAGTGGACAACGCTAGCTAGTGTGGGCAAGGACATCATCGAGCAGGCGGATGGCATCATAATGCCGCATCAGTGGATGGAGGGCAACCTGCCGGTGTCCTCCATGTGTGCCGTCTGCAAAAAGACCTGCGGATCCGTGCTGAGACTCCAGGATTGGCGGTGCCTGTGGTGTCGGGCCACCGTCCATGTGGCTTGTCGTCCCCAGATGGCTGTGGCCTGTCCAATCGGACCTGCCAAGTTGTCTGTGGTTCCCCCAACCAGCGTGCACTCCATTAGCACCGATGACGCCTGGGATGTGGCCAGTCCCAAGGGCAACTTCTCGCCACTGCTGGTCTTCGTAAACTCCAAGTCTGGGGACAATCAAGGAGTGAAGTTCCTGAGGCGCTTCAAGCAGCTACTAAATCCTGCACAAGTCTTTGATCTAATCTCTACGGGGCCGAGCCTGGGATTGCGGCTCTTTCGGCACTTCGAGATGTTCCGTATCCTGGTCTGCTCCGGTGACGGATCAGTGGGCTGGGTTCTTAGCGAGATCGATCGCTTCAACATGCAT AAACAATGTCAGGTGGCCGTGATGCCGTTGGGGACGGGCAACGATCTTGCCAGAGTTTTGGGTTGGGGCTCTAGCTGTGACGACGACACCCACCTGCCGCAGATTCTAGAGCGCTACGAGTCAGCCAGCACCAAAATGCTGGATCGCTGGAGCATCATGGTATTCGAAAAGGCTATTCCCGTACCCAAAACACCCAAGATGTCCATCAGCACTGAGCAAGAAGCGATGCTCACTGGTATGGTGACATCGGCCAACCACCACCTGCGTTTCATAGTGGAAACCAGTGACACCCAGACCCTAATCAGCTCCACGCGGAATCTTTGCGATACCGTTGACGACCTGGTATGCCGCATCTCGGAACACCACAAGGATGACGAACAGCTGGCCGTTAAGTGTGAAATCCTCAGACAGAAACTAAACATGCTGCTGGATGCTCTGCAGGAGGAGGAAATGGGTGCCCACAGTGGCGACGATTTGATAGCCACCATAAGGAGTCTTATTGCGAGAAGTATTCCTGTGACACCAGGATCCAGCGCCTATCTGCT CAACCCAAACATATCAATCGAAAAGACGGAAAAGGATCAAATTAATACAAAGGAGCGCAGAAATAGTCGGTCACTTCGCTCTAGCGAGAAAGAGGCTCTCCAGTGCCGTGCCAATAGCGTCAAGCGGGCCATCTACAATGTAGTGGAGCACTCGGAACCGGGACGTCCTAAACGCTACCAGCGAAAGTTGTCGATCACACCGTTTGAGGCTCTTAAGCTACCTACAACCGCATCCGGAGAATCATCGCCCTGCACCTCCCCTTTACCGATAATACCACCCATAAACATTATCTCTCCCACCATGGAAACCTCACGACTTACCTGCATTTCCCCTCTGCCTGATACCCGACGAGATTCCGTGGATGAGAACTTCTTTAACAGCATCAATTTGCCAGCTCCGCGGCAATTTGCGGATAGTCGTAGGAGCTCTGGTGTGGAAGTGATCCAGGAGATCGAGGAGGGTGCCAATGGGGAGACCATGTACCGAAGATGTCGCATGTCCCTGACCGGTGGAGCTAATATCGATGATGCCGGTAATCGTTTGTCACCCTGCAGTGATGGAGGTGAAAATACGCCCACCGAGCGCAAAGTGGACTTCCTGAGGGTTCCGATCCACACTGGGGAACCGATCGTGGACCCCTTATGCGATTACCGTCCTCACGAGGTTTTCGAGCGTACTTACTACATGACCCGGGAAATGGACAAAGACAAGGAAAAGGACAAGGAGAATGACAAAACCGTGGAGATCGACAAGGAAAAGGATAATTGTGTGGCGAAGGAGGACAGCATACCTGCCGAGAGGCTGGTTCACACATGCAACCTTCAGGTACCCGGCGTTGTCGTTACCCCAAACACCCAAAATGTTTACTCAAGCGCCAGCATTACAATCATTGATACCGATGCACAAACCACTACC GAGCAATCCTCTTCCGATGATCTTGGTGGTGAAGCTAGCGATATTCTGTCTGCTATTAGCAATGAGGAGTGCAGCGTGGCTTCTGAAATATTTGACAAGCAAGACGCAGGTCAAACAGTGGGTGATATTATTCAG AATATGGATGCAAGCAACTTCACACACATCGACTCCCCAGAGACGAGCGATGAAACAGAGGCCATGCCTGGCGAGAGCATAATGGACGACATAAGCTCGGTACTGGGTCACGATATAACCTATGCCCTACAAGACAACACACTTACCGACGACACAACTACTCTCTGCTCGGAACATGCGGGGCCACCGAAACCTCCACGCAAAAAGTCATTGAGCGCCTTAAGCCGCACCCAGGCCCATCCGCGCCGTCGCAACTCCTCTCCACCGAGAATTGCGCGATTGGCGCGAATGGACAGCGATGACAATCCCCAGCAATTCGGATTTGAGAATATCGTTTTCGAGATAGACAATAGGTGTGACGACCAAAAGATGCGGGAGCCACCGCGTTACTGCAGTTTGGCGCAGTTCGTGGAAGGTAACGATATAGCGCGTCAAAGCTTCAAG CTTATGctagaacaacaacaacgagacGGAGACAACGATACCGAATATCCAGAACAGCAGCAAACTCCAACGAATAAAGGGCCCAATTCACTGGCCACCACCAGCGAGGACGAGCTGTCCGCGCAGACGGCCATCAAAATAGAAATACACGACATTGATGCCACAGTgcgcaacatcaacagcagcatgAAGCCCAATACGATCTTGACCACCTCGACATCGCCCACGAAGAAATCGGGCCATGGACAAGATGTAAAGCGCATTACTTTTGATGAGTCGTGTAAGAAAGAATCCTTTGATGATGTAAATCCCAACTATCCACAGATAAGTGTTGTTGTGAGGCCGCCGACGCCGTTGCGCGGCGACTCCATCAAGCCCACGGCATCGCTCATGCCGGTCTCCTCCGGCGGAGCCATGGCCGTGTCCATGAACTGCTCCGGCATGCTGGGGGTGCGAGCTATGAACGCCTCTGAGATCAGGCGGCACTCGAGCCACGCCCCCGGTCTGGCTGTCCGCGAGTtcgacaaggacaaggaccGCCGGCACTCCGGCTTCAATCCCAACCAGCTGACCCTCGATCCGGAGCACGCCCGATTCCTCAGCAGCTCGCCGGCAGCTAGCCGCAGGATCAGCTGCGGCAGCCTCTTCAAG aagaaaaacaaaaagatcGCCACCAAGCGCAGCTACGGATTGTTCAGCGTTCGGTTCTTTGTGGTGGCCGAGCCAGATTTTCGCCTGGCCACCCTGGCGCTGATCAGGCCGCTGATTCCTCTG CCGAACGAAGCACTTCCCAATCTCCAGTCTCTAAAGGGGTCCAAGTCGAGCTTGTTTATGGGGTCAACTTTATTCGGTTTCGATCATTTGGCTTCAGCGGAAAAGGACAAGGACGAAAAGGGCGGCAAAGACAAGGATAAGACTCCCACCGAGGAGACCAACCGCAAGTTACCCATCATCAATCCTCTAGTGCGGCTGCCCAACTGGCCAA ATCTTGCCAATGGCGGTGGCTTTATATCCAAATGTCTTTTGGCCAATGCCGACACCCTCTGCGCCGCCGTTAGTCCCCTAATGGACCCAGATGAGACACTGCTAGCCGGTTACCACGAGAAGTGCGTGATGAACAACTATTTTGGCATCGGCATTGATGCTAAGATCTCGCTGGACTTCCACAACAAGCGTGAGGAGCACCCCGAAAAGTGCAGATCCCGAGCACGGAACTACATGTGGTACGGTGTCCTGGGATCTAAGCAGCTCCTGCAGAAGACCTGCAAGAACCTAGAGCAGCGAGTGCAACTAGAGTGCGATGGTCAAAGAATTCCACTGCCGGAACTGCAGGGAATTGTGATCCTGAACATACCTAGCTTCATGGGCGGAACCAATTTCTGGGGTAGTAGCAAGAAAGATGACATATTCCTGCCGCCCAGCTTTGATGATCGGGTCCTAGAAGTGGTGGCCGTCTTCGGATCGGTGCAGATGGCAGCCTCGCGGCTGATTAATCTACAACATCATCGGATCGCCCAGTGCCAAAGCGTGCAGATCAATATCCTGGGAGACGAGGAGATACCCATACAGGTAGACGGAGAAGCCTGGCTTCAGCCGCCTGGAATGATTCGCATTCTGCACAAGAACCGAGTGCAGATGCTGTGTAGAAACAGAAGCTTGGAGCTCTCGCTGAAAAGCTGGCAGGAGAAGCAGCGCCAGCACAGCATTTCCATCCAAAGGGATGCATCTTCTACAGCTTCAGAGCATGCCAACTCCACGGACGAGGTAATCTCCGAACGCGAATGCTACGTACTTCTCAACTTTATCGAAGCCGTTAGCTCGTTGGTAAAGTGGGTCAAGTTCCTGATTATCTCGCATCCGGCACTGCAACACGACCTATACGAGGTGGCCTGCCGGGCCAGCGAAGCCCTGGAATCGATCCATCCGCAGGGCAAACTACTCGAAGGTCCTTCGTTGCGCACCAAGCTGGTGGAGGTCATCGACTCATCGCGGCAGCTTTACGACGATGCGTGCACCCTGCTGCGCGACCGAGGTCATAGTTTGATTCTCCGCGAGGATTTAGAAACGAAGCTGAGCGCGGCATTGGCCAACATGGAAATGGAGCTGAAGAAGTGCTCCGTACAGAAGTGCATTGACGGCAAGCTGCGGGCCTACTTTAATGTCCTGGCGCCCAATGAGGAG TCCGATGGTCGCCGAAAGTCTCGACCTTTCTGGGTGAGATTGCGTTCCGGTTCGACCGCCGGTCAGCAGGCATTTAAGCCACCTTTGACCAACACCCGCGAGGCGGCCAGCAACTGGAGCGTCAACGAGGTTGTCACCTGGTTGGAAACGATGCAGCTGTCCGAGTACGTGGACAGCTTTTTGAAGAACGACATTCGCGGCAAGGAACTGCTAACTCTGGGCAGGCGTGATCTCAAGGATCTTGGCGTGGTTAAGGTGGGACATGTCAAGCGTATACTGCAGGCAATAAAGGATCTCAGTGAGAACTAG
- the LOC6536003 gene encoding diacylglycerol kinase eta isoform X1, with translation MAHLKLDTLHVQRSPRGSRRSSPSSGRSSACSSGSLSPVPIIPIISISHDGDESESESEIETEPARLFQRRMSTKCTSNLTAIIKEGFLLKHTWSFQRWRRRYFRLKRNMLFYAKDEKCDVFDDIDLSDLCYFECGIKNVNHSFQIITPTRSLVLCAESRREMEDWLGSLKTATAPQRPRGDSFLIEQHDILSNHHHWYATSHARPTYCNVCRDALSGVTSHGLSCEVCKCKVHKRCAAKSIANCKWTTLASVGKDIIEQADGIIMPHQWMEGNLPVSSMCAVCKKTCGSVLRLQDWRCLWCRATVHVACRPQMAVACPIGPAKLSVVPPTSVHSISTDDAWDVASPKGNFSPLLVFVNSKSGDNQGVKFLRRFKQLLNPAQVFDLISTGPSLGLRLFRHFEMFRILVCSGDGSVGWVLSEIDRFNMHKQCQVAVMPLGTGNDLARVLGWGSSCDDDTHLPQILERYESASTKMLDRWSIMVFEKAIPVPKTPKMSISTEQEAMLTGMVTSANHHLRFIVETSDTQTLISSTRNLCDTVDDLVCRISEHHKDDEQLAVKCEILRQKLNMLLDALQEEEMGAHSGDDLIATIRSLIARSIPVTPGSSAYLLNPNISIEKTEKDQINTKERRNSRSLRSSEKEALQCRANSVKRAIYNVVEHSEPGRPKRYQRKLSITPFEALKLPTTASGESSPCTSPLPIIPPINIISPTMETSRLTCISPLPDTRRDSVDENFFNSINLPAPRQFADSRRSSGVEVIQEIEEGANGETMYRRCRMSLTGGANIDDAGNRLSPCSDGGENTPTERKVDFLRVPIHTGEPIVDPLCDYRPHEVFERTYYMTREMDKDKEKDKENDKTVEIDKEKDNCVAKEDSIPAERLVHTCNLQVPGVVVTPNTQNVYSSASITIIDTDAQTTTEQSSSDDLGGEASDILSAISNEECSVASEIFDKQDAGQTVGDIIQNMDASNFTHIDSPETSDETEAMPGESIMDDISSVLGHDITYALQDNTLTDDTTTLCSEHAGPPKPPRKKSLSALSRTQAHPRRRNSSPPRIARLARMDSDDNPQQFGFENIVFEIDNRCDDQKMREPPRYCSLAQFVEGNDIARQSFKRPKKRISLKKPKPTTTTEIVSQQQLMLEQQQRDGDNDTEYPEQQQTPTNKGPNSLATTSEDELSAQTAIKIEIHDIDATVRNINSSMKPNTILTTSTSPTKKSGHGQDVKRITFDESCKKESFDDVNPNYPQISVVVRPPTPLRGDSIKPTASLMPVSSGGAMAVSMNCSGMLGVRAMNASEIRRHSSHAPGLAVREFDKDKDRRHSGFNPNQLTLDPEHARFLSSSPAASRRISCGSLFKKKNKKIATKRSYGLFSVRFFVVAEPDFRLATLALIRPLIPLPNEALPNLQSLKGSKSSLFMGSTLFGFDHLASAEKDKDEKGGKDKDKTPTEETNRKLPIINPLVRLPNWPNLANGGGFISKCLLANADTLCAAVSPLMDPDETLLAGYHEKCVMNNYFGIGIDAKISLDFHNKREEHPEKCRSRARNYMWYGVLGSKQLLQKTCKNLEQRVQLECDGQRIPLPELQGIVILNIPSFMGGTNFWGSSKKDDIFLPPSFDDRVLEVVAVFGSVQMAASRLINLQHHRIAQCQSVQINILGDEEIPIQVDGEAWLQPPGMIRILHKNRVQMLCRNRSLELSLKSWQEKQRQHSISIQRDASSTASEHANSTDEVISERECYVLLNFIEAVSSLVKWVKFLIISHPALQHDLYEVACRASEALESIHPQGKLLEGPSLRTKLVEVIDSSRQLYDDACTLLRDRGHSLILREDLETKLSAALANMEMELKKCSVQKCIDGKLRAYFNVLAPNEESDGRRKSRPFWVRLRSGSTAGQQAFKPPLTNTREAASNWSVNEVVTWLETMQLSEYVDSFLKNDIRGKELLTLGRRDLKDLGVVKVGHVKRILQAIKDLSEN, from the exons TGCGATGTTTTCGACGATATTGACCTATCGGACCTGTGTTACTTCGAGTGCGGCATCAAGAACGTGAATCATAGTTTTCAG ATTATCACACCCACTCGTTCGCTGGTGCTCTGCGCAGAGTCCCGCCGCGAAATGGAGGATTGGCTGGGCAGCCTAAAAACGGCGACGGCGCCGCAGAGGCCACGTGGTGACAGCTTTCTTATCGAGCAGCACGACATCCTGTCCAACCACCACCATTGGTACGCCACCTCCCACGCCCGCCCCACCTACTGCAACGTGTGCAGGGATGCCCTTTCCGGGGTCACCTCCCACGGACTGAGCTGCGAGGTGTGCAAGTGCAAGGTGCACAAGCGGTGTGCGGCCAAGTCGATAGCCAACTGCAAGTGGACAACGCTAGCTAGTGTGGGCAAGGACATCATCGAGCAGGCGGATGGCATCATAATGCCGCATCAGTGGATGGAGGGCAACCTGCCGGTGTCCTCCATGTGTGCCGTCTGCAAAAAGACCTGCGGATCCGTGCTGAGACTCCAGGATTGGCGGTGCCTGTGGTGTCGGGCCACCGTCCATGTGGCTTGTCGTCCCCAGATGGCTGTGGCCTGTCCAATCGGACCTGCCAAGTTGTCTGTGGTTCCCCCAACCAGCGTGCACTCCATTAGCACCGATGACGCCTGGGATGTGGCCAGTCCCAAGGGCAACTTCTCGCCACTGCTGGTCTTCGTAAACTCCAAGTCTGGGGACAATCAAGGAGTGAAGTTCCTGAGGCGCTTCAAGCAGCTACTAAATCCTGCACAAGTCTTTGATCTAATCTCTACGGGGCCGAGCCTGGGATTGCGGCTCTTTCGGCACTTCGAGATGTTCCGTATCCTGGTCTGCTCCGGTGACGGATCAGTGGGCTGGGTTCTTAGCGAGATCGATCGCTTCAACATGCAT AAACAATGTCAGGTGGCCGTGATGCCGTTGGGGACGGGCAACGATCTTGCCAGAGTTTTGGGTTGGGGCTCTAGCTGTGACGACGACACCCACCTGCCGCAGATTCTAGAGCGCTACGAGTCAGCCAGCACCAAAATGCTGGATCGCTGGAGCATCATGGTATTCGAAAAGGCTATTCCCGTACCCAAAACACCCAAGATGTCCATCAGCACTGAGCAAGAAGCGATGCTCACTGGTATGGTGACATCGGCCAACCACCACCTGCGTTTCATAGTGGAAACCAGTGACACCCAGACCCTAATCAGCTCCACGCGGAATCTTTGCGATACCGTTGACGACCTGGTATGCCGCATCTCGGAACACCACAAGGATGACGAACAGCTGGCCGTTAAGTGTGAAATCCTCAGACAGAAACTAAACATGCTGCTGGATGCTCTGCAGGAGGAGGAAATGGGTGCCCACAGTGGCGACGATTTGATAGCCACCATAAGGAGTCTTATTGCGAGAAGTATTCCTGTGACACCAGGATCCAGCGCCTATCTGCT CAACCCAAACATATCAATCGAAAAGACGGAAAAGGATCAAATTAATACAAAGGAGCGCAGAAATAGTCGGTCACTTCGCTCTAGCGAGAAAGAGGCTCTCCAGTGCCGTGCCAATAGCGTCAAGCGGGCCATCTACAATGTAGTGGAGCACTCGGAACCGGGACGTCCTAAACGCTACCAGCGAAAGTTGTCGATCACACCGTTTGAGGCTCTTAAGCTACCTACAACCGCATCCGGAGAATCATCGCCCTGCACCTCCCCTTTACCGATAATACCACCCATAAACATTATCTCTCCCACCATGGAAACCTCACGACTTACCTGCATTTCCCCTCTGCCTGATACCCGACGAGATTCCGTGGATGAGAACTTCTTTAACAGCATCAATTTGCCAGCTCCGCGGCAATTTGCGGATAGTCGTAGGAGCTCTGGTGTGGAAGTGATCCAGGAGATCGAGGAGGGTGCCAATGGGGAGACCATGTACCGAAGATGTCGCATGTCCCTGACCGGTGGAGCTAATATCGATGATGCCGGTAATCGTTTGTCACCCTGCAGTGATGGAGGTGAAAATACGCCCACCGAGCGCAAAGTGGACTTCCTGAGGGTTCCGATCCACACTGGGGAACCGATCGTGGACCCCTTATGCGATTACCGTCCTCACGAGGTTTTCGAGCGTACTTACTACATGACCCGGGAAATGGACAAAGACAAGGAAAAGGACAAGGAGAATGACAAAACCGTGGAGATCGACAAGGAAAAGGATAATTGTGTGGCGAAGGAGGACAGCATACCTGCCGAGAGGCTGGTTCACACATGCAACCTTCAGGTACCCGGCGTTGTCGTTACCCCAAACACCCAAAATGTTTACTCAAGCGCCAGCATTACAATCATTGATACCGATGCACAAACCACTACC GAGCAATCCTCTTCCGATGATCTTGGTGGTGAAGCTAGCGATATTCTGTCTGCTATTAGCAATGAGGAGTGCAGCGTGGCTTCTGAAATATTTGACAAGCAAGACGCAGGTCAAACAGTGGGTGATATTATTCAG AATATGGATGCAAGCAACTTCACACACATCGACTCCCCAGAGACGAGCGATGAAACAGAGGCCATGCCTGGCGAGAGCATAATGGACGACATAAGCTCGGTACTGGGTCACGATATAACCTATGCCCTACAAGACAACACACTTACCGACGACACAACTACTCTCTGCTCGGAACATGCGGGGCCACCGAAACCTCCACGCAAAAAGTCATTGAGCGCCTTAAGCCGCACCCAGGCCCATCCGCGCCGTCGCAACTCCTCTCCACCGAGAATTGCGCGATTGGCGCGAATGGACAGCGATGACAATCCCCAGCAATTCGGATTTGAGAATATCGTTTTCGAGATAGACAATAGGTGTGACGACCAAAAGATGCGGGAGCCACCGCGTTACTGCAGTTTGGCGCAGTTCGTGGAAGGTAACGATATAGCGCGTCAAAGCTTCAAG CGTCCCAAAAAGCGCATCTCACTgaaaaaacccaaacccacTACAACCACTGAAATCGTATCTCAACAGCAGCTTATGctagaacaacaacaacgagacGGAGACAACGATACCGAATATCCAGAACAGCAGCAAACTCCAACGAATAAAGGGCCCAATTCACTGGCCACCACCAGCGAGGACGAGCTGTCCGCGCAGACGGCCATCAAAATAGAAATACACGACATTGATGCCACAGTgcgcaacatcaacagcagcatgAAGCCCAATACGATCTTGACCACCTCGACATCGCCCACGAAGAAATCGGGCCATGGACAAGATGTAAAGCGCATTACTTTTGATGAGTCGTGTAAGAAAGAATCCTTTGATGATGTAAATCCCAACTATCCACAGATAAGTGTTGTTGTGAGGCCGCCGACGCCGTTGCGCGGCGACTCCATCAAGCCCACGGCATCGCTCATGCCGGTCTCCTCCGGCGGAGCCATGGCCGTGTCCATGAACTGCTCCGGCATGCTGGGGGTGCGAGCTATGAACGCCTCTGAGATCAGGCGGCACTCGAGCCACGCCCCCGGTCTGGCTGTCCGCGAGTtcgacaaggacaaggaccGCCGGCACTCCGGCTTCAATCCCAACCAGCTGACCCTCGATCCGGAGCACGCCCGATTCCTCAGCAGCTCGCCGGCAGCTAGCCGCAGGATCAGCTGCGGCAGCCTCTTCAAG aagaaaaacaaaaagatcGCCACCAAGCGCAGCTACGGATTGTTCAGCGTTCGGTTCTTTGTGGTGGCCGAGCCAGATTTTCGCCTGGCCACCCTGGCGCTGATCAGGCCGCTGATTCCTCTG CCGAACGAAGCACTTCCCAATCTCCAGTCTCTAAAGGGGTCCAAGTCGAGCTTGTTTATGGGGTCAACTTTATTCGGTTTCGATCATTTGGCTTCAGCGGAAAAGGACAAGGACGAAAAGGGCGGCAAAGACAAGGATAAGACTCCCACCGAGGAGACCAACCGCAAGTTACCCATCATCAATCCTCTAGTGCGGCTGCCCAACTGGCCAA ATCTTGCCAATGGCGGTGGCTTTATATCCAAATGTCTTTTGGCCAATGCCGACACCCTCTGCGCCGCCGTTAGTCCCCTAATGGACCCAGATGAGACACTGCTAGCCGGTTACCACGAGAAGTGCGTGATGAACAACTATTTTGGCATCGGCATTGATGCTAAGATCTCGCTGGACTTCCACAACAAGCGTGAGGAGCACCCCGAAAAGTGCAGATCCCGAGCACGGAACTACATGTGGTACGGTGTCCTGGGATCTAAGCAGCTCCTGCAGAAGACCTGCAAGAACCTAGAGCAGCGAGTGCAACTAGAGTGCGATGGTCAAAGAATTCCACTGCCGGAACTGCAGGGAATTGTGATCCTGAACATACCTAGCTTCATGGGCGGAACCAATTTCTGGGGTAGTAGCAAGAAAGATGACATATTCCTGCCGCCCAGCTTTGATGATCGGGTCCTAGAAGTGGTGGCCGTCTTCGGATCGGTGCAGATGGCAGCCTCGCGGCTGATTAATCTACAACATCATCGGATCGCCCAGTGCCAAAGCGTGCAGATCAATATCCTGGGAGACGAGGAGATACCCATACAGGTAGACGGAGAAGCCTGGCTTCAGCCGCCTGGAATGATTCGCATTCTGCACAAGAACCGAGTGCAGATGCTGTGTAGAAACAGAAGCTTGGAGCTCTCGCTGAAAAGCTGGCAGGAGAAGCAGCGCCAGCACAGCATTTCCATCCAAAGGGATGCATCTTCTACAGCTTCAGAGCATGCCAACTCCACGGACGAGGTAATCTCCGAACGCGAATGCTACGTACTTCTCAACTTTATCGAAGCCGTTAGCTCGTTGGTAAAGTGGGTCAAGTTCCTGATTATCTCGCATCCGGCACTGCAACACGACCTATACGAGGTGGCCTGCCGGGCCAGCGAAGCCCTGGAATCGATCCATCCGCAGGGCAAACTACTCGAAGGTCCTTCGTTGCGCACCAAGCTGGTGGAGGTCATCGACTCATCGCGGCAGCTTTACGACGATGCGTGCACCCTGCTGCGCGACCGAGGTCATAGTTTGATTCTCCGCGAGGATTTAGAAACGAAGCTGAGCGCGGCATTGGCCAACATGGAAATGGAGCTGAAGAAGTGCTCCGTACAGAAGTGCATTGACGGCAAGCTGCGGGCCTACTTTAATGTCCTGGCGCCCAATGAGGAG TCCGATGGTCGCCGAAAGTCTCGACCTTTCTGGGTGAGATTGCGTTCCGGTTCGACCGCCGGTCAGCAGGCATTTAAGCCACCTTTGACCAACACCCGCGAGGCGGCCAGCAACTGGAGCGTCAACGAGGTTGTCACCTGGTTGGAAACGATGCAGCTGTCCGAGTACGTGGACAGCTTTTTGAAGAACGACATTCGCGGCAAGGAACTGCTAACTCTGGGCAGGCGTGATCTCAAGGATCTTGGCGTGGTTAAGGTGGGACATGTCAAGCGTATACTGCAGGCAATAAAGGATCTCAGTGAGAACTAG